GCAGTGACGCTCGAGCACCGAGATCTTGTGGCGCAGCGTCTCCGGGGTCCCCCAGACGTTCCACTCGTCGGCGTAGGTCGCGGCGATCCGCATGGTGACCCGCTCGCCACCACCACCGACGAGGAGGGGCATGGGGTCCTGCGCGGGCTTGGGCTCGAGGGGAGCATCGGTGAGGGTGTAGTGGGTGCCTTCGAAGGTCGTGCGCTCCTGGGTGGTGAGGCCCTTCACCACGGCACAAGCCTCCTCGAGACGGGCGAGACGCTCGCCGGTGGTGGCGAAGTCGATCCCGTAGGCCTCGTGCTCGTTCTGCTGCCACCCGGCGCCGAGGCCGAGGACGAGCCGCCCGCCGGCAATGCGATCGGTGGTCGCCGCGACCTTGGCGAGCACCGCCGGGTGCCGGTAGGTGTTCCCGCACACGAGGGTGCCGAGACGCACCCGCGGGACGGTGGCTGCCAGCGCCGCCATGACGCTCCAGCACTCGAGCACCCCATCGCTCACGTCCTCGCCGTTGGGCATGAAGTGATCGGCGAACCAGATGCCGTCCCACCCCGTGGCTTCGGCATGGGCGGCGACCTCGGCCACCTGCTCCCAGGGTTGCTGCGGACCGGGCCAGACGCTGAACCTCATGGCCGGCACCCTACGCAACCACCGGGTGTGGTCCCACGGGGACTCCGACGACACCACCACGACCACGGCAGGCTGAACCCGCACGACGCAGACGCCCGACGCCCTCCCCGGACGGTGATCGGGGAGTCATGGGTGTACGCTGGTAGCCGACGTCGCGTCAGAGCGTGGCCCCTGGTGCAGCGGTGACGCTGCCCGGTCGATCGGCCGCAGGCCAGCCGCCTCTCGCTGACGTCGTCACCAGAGGCTCCTGCACCACGGCCCACCAGGCCGCTTGAGGTCGGGGGCACGGCGCGAGCAGTGCGGGAGACGCATGCAGGGAGCACCAGGGGCA
This genomic window from Acidimicrobiales bacterium contains:
- a CDS encoding TIGR03560 family F420-dependent LLM class oxidoreductase translates to MRFSVWPGPQQPWEQVAEVAAHAEATGWDGIWFADHFMPNGEDVSDGVLECWSVMAALAATVPRVRLGTLVCGNTYRHPAVLAKVAATTDRIAGGRLVLGLGAGWQQNEHEAYGIDFATTGERLARLEEACAVVKGLTTQERTTFEGTHYTLTDAPLEPKPAQDPMPLLVGGGGERVTMRIAATYADEWNVWGTPETLRHKISVLERHCDDLDRDPSTIARSAQALLFMGDDPAWLERMRQSPIGMATIIGTVAEVGETVAAYAEAGVDELIVPDFTLGEPAKRREVLDAFIEGVAPDFR